In the Labilithrix sp. genome, one interval contains:
- a CDS encoding Crp/Fnr family transcriptional regulator codes for MALLRSGRWFGGLAPEVQDDLLALAVVKTLAPEETLFLRGAEPDGLYAVVDGSVRICGRTDAGKEVLLTVIDPPGWFGEIAVFDGDVRTHDAIAQVETTVILVPQVPLLAMLAANPPRWRDLAMLLATKLRLVFAMVEDTVALPLKTQLARRVLSLARVHGEWDDRSRRVLSVGQEQLATMLGTSRQTVNAILKDFAAKGLLRASYGRIELLDFEGLRVAAEEATLGG; via the coding sequence GTGGCGTTGCTGCGCTCCGGCCGCTGGTTCGGCGGGCTCGCGCCCGAGGTCCAGGACGATCTCCTCGCCCTCGCGGTGGTGAAGACGCTGGCCCCGGAGGAGACGCTCTTCCTCCGCGGCGCCGAGCCGGACGGCCTCTACGCCGTCGTCGACGGGAGCGTCCGGATCTGCGGGCGCACCGACGCGGGCAAGGAGGTGCTGCTCACGGTGATCGATCCGCCGGGTTGGTTCGGCGAGATCGCGGTCTTCGACGGCGACGTCCGCACGCACGACGCGATCGCGCAGGTCGAGACGACGGTCATCCTCGTCCCGCAGGTGCCACTCCTCGCGATGCTCGCGGCGAACCCGCCGCGCTGGCGCGATCTCGCGATGCTCCTCGCGACGAAGCTGCGCCTCGTCTTCGCGATGGTGGAGGACACCGTCGCGCTGCCGCTCAAGACGCAGCTCGCGCGGCGCGTGCTGAGCCTCGCGCGCGTGCACGGCGAGTGGGACGACCGGAGCCGTCGCGTGCTCTCGGTCGGACAGGAGCAGCTCGCGACGATGCTCGGAACCTCGCGCCAGACCGTGAACGCGATCCTGAAGGACTTCGCCGCGAAGGGGCTGCTCCGCGCGTCGTACGGACGGATCGAGCTGCTCGATTTCGAGGGGCTTCGCGTCGCCGCGGAGGAGGCTACGCTCGGCGGGTGA
- a CDS encoding DUF962 domain-containing protein: MKSITEHLSTYATYHRDRRNIATHFVGIPTIYVASVALLSRPVLAVVGGVAVSPATIVAAGVIAFYLSLERRFGAVMSLLTVLSLWAGAGIASLGTAAWLATSLGLFVFGWVFQLVGHHYEGRKPAFVDDLIGLLVGPLFVVAEVAFALGLRSELRAAIEEVAGPTRGASEPKRA; this comes from the coding sequence ATGAAGAGCATCACCGAGCACCTGAGCACGTACGCCACCTACCACCGCGACCGCCGCAACATCGCGACACATTTCGTCGGCATTCCCACCATCTACGTCGCCTCGGTCGCGCTCCTCTCGCGACCGGTGCTCGCGGTCGTGGGCGGCGTCGCGGTGTCGCCGGCCACGATCGTCGCCGCCGGCGTGATCGCCTTCTACCTCTCGCTCGAGCGCCGCTTCGGCGCGGTGATGTCGCTCCTCACGGTGCTCTCGCTCTGGGCCGGCGCGGGGATCGCGTCGCTCGGGACCGCGGCGTGGCTCGCGACGAGCCTCGGGCTCTTCGTCTTCGGCTGGGTCTTCCAGCTCGTGGGGCATCACTACGAAGGACGCAAGCCCGCGTTCGTCGACGATCTGATCGGTCTCCTCGTCGGCCCGCTCTTCGTCGTCGCCGAGGTCGCCTTCGCGCTCGGGCTCCGGTCGGAGCTCCGCGCAGCGATCGAAGAGGTCGCGGGGCCGACGCGCGGCGCGAGCGAGCCGAAGCGCGCTTAG
- the xth gene encoding exodeoxyribonuclease III — MRIATWNVNSLKARLDKVRWWLERAAPDVLLMQETKLSDADAPTAAFEELGYTFAHHGEGRWNGVAIASKLPIAEVCTNFGEPLRPAQTPSAGDDEPLAEARMIAGLTGGVRVVSVYVPNGRAVASKFYAAKLAWLARLSRWLEETRSPDDDLVVGGDFNVAPTDGDVWNPLACNGGTHVSPPEREAFERLRAWGLVDAYREHHPELERYSWWDYRAGDFYKNVGMRIDHLLVTRRLAERSVAAEIDREARKGKPIPSDHAPVTVDLDAPGRAFDAGWEGAAERIAARRAKAKKT, encoded by the coding sequence ATGCGCATCGCGACCTGGAACGTCAACTCGCTCAAGGCGCGCCTCGACAAGGTCCGCTGGTGGCTCGAGCGCGCCGCGCCGGACGTCCTCCTCATGCAGGAGACGAAGCTCTCCGACGCCGACGCGCCGACCGCGGCGTTCGAGGAGCTCGGCTACACGTTCGCGCATCACGGCGAGGGCCGCTGGAACGGCGTCGCGATCGCGAGCAAGCTCCCGATCGCCGAGGTCTGCACCAACTTCGGCGAGCCGCTCCGTCCCGCGCAGACGCCGAGCGCCGGCGACGACGAGCCGCTCGCGGAGGCGCGCATGATCGCGGGCCTGACCGGCGGCGTGCGCGTCGTCAGCGTCTACGTCCCGAACGGCCGCGCGGTCGCCTCGAAGTTCTACGCCGCGAAGCTCGCGTGGCTCGCGCGCCTGTCGCGGTGGCTCGAAGAGACGCGCTCGCCGGACGATGACCTCGTCGTCGGCGGCGACTTCAACGTCGCCCCGACCGACGGCGACGTCTGGAACCCGCTCGCCTGCAACGGCGGCACGCACGTGTCGCCGCCGGAGCGCGAGGCCTTCGAGCGCCTCCGCGCGTGGGGCCTCGTCGACGCGTACCGCGAGCACCACCCGGAGCTCGAGCGCTATTCGTGGTGGGACTATCGCGCGGGCGACTTCTACAAGAACGTCGGCATGCGCATCGATCACCTGCTCGTCACGCGCCGCCTCGCGGAGCGCTCGGTCGCGGCGGAGATCGATCGCGAAGCGAGGAAGGGGAAGCCGATCCCCTCCGATCACGCGCCCGTCACCGTCGATCTCGACGCGCCCGGCCGCGCGTTCGACGCCGGCTGGGAAGGCGCGGCGGAGCGCATCGCCGCGCGCCGAGCGAAGGCGAAGAAGACCTAA
- a CDS encoding alpha/beta fold hydrolase: MLTRLLHRRGSVARANGVDLHWVEAGEGRPLVLLHGVGDSHLTWSKVVPALARTRRVLVPDLCGHGLSGRPNATYTLDWHARTITEWLEQLAIEEADVVGHSYGGGVAQWMLLNPAHRVRRLALVSSGGLGREVSLALRLAATPYVMEHMGQPFMATGTFVALQVAIRGVYSSRELLKLALQNGKRGTARAFARTVRDVIDLGGQRRGFHQHAHALRELPPIGVFWGANDPIIPVSHAAEAARVIPGVTITTFARCGHYPHRERPGTFVDALEAFLDRDATPVLSPWFGTGIIDRLTA, encoded by the coding sequence GTGCTCACGCGCCTGCTGCACCGTCGCGGATCCGTCGCTCGTGCCAACGGCGTCGATCTGCACTGGGTCGAGGCCGGCGAAGGTCGCCCGCTCGTGCTCTTGCACGGCGTCGGCGACTCGCACCTCACGTGGTCGAAGGTCGTGCCCGCCCTCGCGCGCACGCGGCGCGTCCTCGTGCCGGACCTCTGCGGCCACGGCCTCTCCGGCCGGCCGAACGCGACGTACACCCTCGACTGGCACGCGCGCACGATCACCGAGTGGCTCGAGCAGCTCGCGATCGAGGAGGCCGACGTCGTCGGTCACTCGTACGGCGGCGGCGTCGCGCAGTGGATGCTCCTCAACCCGGCGCATCGCGTTCGCCGCCTCGCGCTCGTCTCGTCCGGCGGCCTCGGGCGCGAGGTCTCGCTCGCGCTCCGTCTCGCGGCGACGCCGTACGTGATGGAGCACATGGGCCAGCCCTTCATGGCGACCGGCACCTTCGTCGCGCTCCAGGTCGCGATCCGCGGCGTGTACTCGTCGCGTGAGCTCTTGAAGCTCGCGCTCCAGAACGGCAAGCGCGGCACCGCGCGCGCGTTCGCCCGCACCGTGCGCGACGTCATCGATCTCGGCGGCCAGCGCCGCGGCTTCCACCAGCACGCGCACGCGCTCCGCGAGCTCCCTCCGATCGGCGTCTTCTGGGGCGCGAACGATCCGATCATCCCCGTGTCGCACGCCGCCGAAGCCGCGCGCGTCATCCCCGGCGTCACGATCACCACCTTCGCGCGTTGCGGGCACTATCCCCATCGCGAGCGGCCCGGCACCTTCGTCGACGCGCTCGAGGCGTTCCTCGATCGTGACGCGACGCCGGTGCTCTCGCCGTGGTTCGGCACCGGCATCATCGATCGCCTCACGGCGTGA
- a CDS encoding VOC family protein, whose product MKIKLTSVLVDDQEKALRFYTEVLGFKKKLDLPVGEYRWITVVSPEGHDDVELALESNANPAAKTFQKAMFEQGIPFTSFESSDIAAEVTRLKGAGVVFTKEPTPAGPVVIASFIDTCGNLIQLHQPA is encoded by the coding sequence ATGAAGATCAAGCTCACGAGCGTGCTGGTCGACGACCAGGAGAAGGCCCTCCGCTTCTACACCGAGGTGCTCGGCTTCAAGAAGAAGCTCGACCTCCCGGTCGGCGAGTATCGCTGGATCACCGTCGTGTCGCCGGAAGGACACGACGACGTGGAGCTCGCGCTCGAGTCGAACGCGAACCCCGCCGCGAAGACATTCCAAAAAGCCATGTTCGAGCAAGGCATCCCGTTCACGTCGTTCGAGTCGAGCGACATCGCGGCCGAGGTGACGCGCCTCAAGGGCGCCGGCGTCGTCTTCACGAAGGAGCCCACGCCGGCCGGCCCTGTCGTTATCGCCTCCTTCATCGATACTTGCGGAAACCTGATCCAGCTCCACCAGCCGGCGTAA
- a CDS encoding helix-turn-helix transcriptional regulator: protein MRLDDDTRLRISRARAVLEGEDDAASIADVARRAGISPYHFIRVFEAAFGVTPHRYRTGARLERARRLLAGGASVTRVCMELGFSSVGSFSAMFARHLGESPSRYQRRVRAGAFRNFREA, encoded by the coding sequence ATGCGGCTCGACGACGACACGCGACTTCGGATCTCGCGCGCGCGGGCTGTCCTCGAGGGGGAGGACGACGCGGCGTCGATCGCGGACGTCGCGCGCCGCGCGGGCATCTCGCCGTATCACTTCATCCGGGTGTTCGAGGCGGCGTTCGGCGTCACGCCGCATCGTTACCGGACCGGCGCGCGGCTCGAGCGCGCGCGCCGGCTCCTCGCGGGCGGCGCGTCCGTCACGCGGGTCTGCATGGAGCTCGGCTTCTCGAGCGTCGGGAGCTTCAGCGCGATGTTCGCGCGGCACCTCGGCGAATCGCCGTCGCGCTACCAGCGGCGCGTCCGCGCGGGCGCGTTTCGCAATTTCCGAGAAGCGTGA
- a CDS encoding metalloregulator ArsR/SmtB family transcription factor codes for MTPERRFKDAIYEQFARIGKAISAPKRLELLDVLSQGPRTVEALAAQASISVANASQHLQVLRAARLVDAEKKGLYVEYRLAGDEVGRFFLALRGLAETRLAEVEHVTRAFFDRRGALEAVDGDELLRRVKAGAVTVLDVRPAEEYRAGHLPGALSIPVAELKSRLKELPKNRTIVAYCRGPYCVMAVEAVELLRKRGFKAHRMELGVVDWRARGGRVVVAAP; via the coding sequence ATGACCCCGGAGCGACGCTTCAAAGACGCCATCTACGAGCAATTCGCTCGTATCGGGAAGGCGATCTCGGCGCCGAAGCGGCTCGAGCTCCTCGACGTGCTCTCGCAGGGCCCTCGCACCGTCGAGGCGCTCGCCGCGCAGGCGTCGATCTCCGTCGCCAATGCGTCGCAACACCTGCAGGTGCTGCGCGCGGCACGCCTCGTCGACGCGGAGAAGAAGGGGCTCTACGTCGAATACCGCCTCGCCGGCGACGAGGTCGGCCGCTTCTTCCTCGCGCTCCGCGGCCTCGCGGAGACGCGCCTCGCCGAGGTCGAGCACGTCACGCGCGCCTTCTTCGATCGACGCGGGGCGCTGGAGGCGGTCGACGGCGACGAGCTCCTCCGGCGGGTCAAGGCCGGCGCGGTCACCGTGCTCGACGTTCGCCCCGCGGAGGAGTACCGCGCGGGGCATCTCCCCGGCGCGCTCTCGATCCCTGTCGCGGAGCTCAAGTCCCGACTCAAGGAGCTCCCGAAGAATCGCACCATCGTCGCGTATTGCCGTGGTCCTTATTGCGTCATGGCGGTGGAGGCGGTGGAGCTATTGCGGAAAAGAGGGTTCAAGGCGCACCGCATGGAGCTGGGCGTCGTCGATTGGCGGGCGCGCGGCGGTCGCGTCGTCGTGGCAGCTCCGTGA
- a CDS encoding class I SAM-dependent methyltransferase, which produces MPLPEERREHWEKVFREKAEDDVSWFQERPRTSLELIARTGAGRSAKIVDVGGGASRLVDGLLEVGHRDVTVVDISEAALARSRARVAERVRWIVSDVLRWTPEVVFDVWHDRAVFHFMVRPEDREVYRATMLRALARGGHAIVATFAASGPERCSGLPVQRYEPEELAAELGPELRLVESLHEEHVTPAGKVQAFQFSRFRRAP; this is translated from the coding sequence ATGCCGCTGCCCGAGGAGCGACGAGAGCACTGGGAGAAGGTCTTCCGAGAGAAGGCGGAGGACGACGTCTCGTGGTTTCAGGAGCGGCCTCGGACGTCGCTCGAGCTGATCGCTCGGACCGGCGCCGGCCGAAGCGCGAAGATCGTCGACGTCGGCGGCGGGGCGTCGCGGCTCGTCGACGGGCTGCTCGAGGTGGGGCATCGGGACGTCACCGTCGTCGACATCTCGGAGGCCGCCCTCGCGCGGTCGCGGGCGCGCGTCGCGGAGCGCGTGCGCTGGATCGTGAGCGACGTGCTGCGATGGACGCCGGAGGTGGTCTTCGACGTCTGGCACGATCGGGCGGTGTTCCACTTCATGGTGCGCCCCGAGGACCGGGAGGTGTACCGCGCGACGATGCTCCGTGCGCTCGCGCGCGGCGGGCACGCGATCGTCGCGACGTTCGCGGCGAGCGGACCCGAGCGCTGCAGCGGGCTCCCCGTGCAGCGCTACGAGCCGGAGGAGCTCGCGGCCGAGCTCGGGCCCGAGCTCCGGCTCGTCGAGAGCCTGCACGAAGAGCACGTCACGCCGGCGGGGAAGGTGCAGGCCTTTCAGTTCAGCCGATTTCGGCGCGCGCCGTGA
- a CDS encoding VOC family protein translates to MARVIFFTNQIEAMTEFYRDVMGLRLLTDEKGWRELDAGAIKIALHSGPPSPGKKGPKLAFFAKDVAALRETLNERGAKFGKVSDGEIQQSNGKDPDGNWLQLSNR, encoded by the coding sequence GTGGCGCGGGTGATCTTCTTCACCAACCAGATCGAGGCGATGACGGAGTTCTACCGCGACGTCATGGGGCTCCGGCTGCTCACCGACGAGAAGGGTTGGCGGGAGCTCGACGCGGGCGCGATCAAGATCGCGCTGCACTCCGGCCCGCCCTCGCCGGGGAAGAAGGGCCCGAAGCTCGCGTTCTTCGCCAAGGACGTGGCGGCCCTTCGAGAGACGCTCAACGAGCGAGGCGCGAAGTTCGGCAAGGTCTCCGACGGCGAGATCCAACAGAGCAACGGCAAGGACCCCGACGGAAACTGGCTCCAGCTCTCGAACCGCTGA
- a CDS encoding trypsin-like serine protease, with the protein MRTTRLTVLLSSLPLVAIACAAPTVERESREERASSVINGTVSSAADDAVVLLPMGNSFCTGTLIAPNLVLTARHCVAAPGAGQTECSPFGADKPAASIGVALGAQPSAAATVAKGARLFVEPNATICGQDIALVLLDKDVPNIEPRTVRLTPPVVGELTTAVGYGQDEDQQITGRKVRTGIAVQAVGPAQRTATASGRTVPVNVPANDFMTGESVCHGDSGGPLFDAKGHILGTTSRGTALGCVGAPALFSSNAGHAELIKTALAAAGHPLTTATDAGADANTDAAPPTTTDGGADAGPIAPSDEGTTAPAPAPDSVGDSPESEETAPADADEDPTDVSDEDDDDDTKSSKPRKKKKSTGSADPGAQVVVTGCATSPGPFAPSSLAPFLLALAALAALASRRRRAGGW; encoded by the coding sequence ATGCGAACGACGCGGCTCACGGTCCTCCTCTCCTCCCTCCCTCTCGTCGCGATCGCTTGCGCCGCGCCCACGGTCGAGCGCGAGAGCAGGGAAGAGCGGGCGAGCTCGGTCATCAACGGGACCGTGTCGTCGGCCGCCGACGACGCCGTGGTGCTCCTTCCGATGGGCAACTCGTTCTGCACCGGCACGCTGATCGCGCCGAACCTCGTCCTGACCGCGCGCCACTGCGTCGCCGCTCCGGGCGCGGGCCAGACGGAGTGCTCGCCGTTCGGCGCCGACAAGCCGGCCGCCTCGATCGGCGTCGCGCTCGGCGCGCAGCCGTCGGCCGCGGCGACGGTCGCGAAGGGGGCGCGGCTCTTCGTCGAGCCGAACGCGACGATCTGCGGTCAGGACATCGCGCTCGTCCTCCTCGACAAGGACGTGCCGAACATCGAGCCGCGGACGGTCCGCCTCACGCCGCCCGTCGTCGGTGAGCTCACGACCGCGGTCGGCTACGGCCAGGACGAGGACCAGCAAATCACGGGGCGGAAAGTCCGGACGGGCATCGCCGTGCAGGCGGTCGGCCCCGCGCAGCGCACCGCGACGGCGTCCGGGCGGACCGTCCCGGTGAACGTCCCCGCGAACGACTTCATGACGGGCGAGTCGGTCTGTCACGGCGACAGCGGCGGCCCGCTCTTCGACGCGAAGGGCCACATCCTCGGCACCACCTCGCGCGGAACCGCGCTCGGATGCGTCGGCGCGCCCGCGCTGTTCTCCTCGAACGCCGGACACGCCGAGCTGATCAAGACCGCGCTCGCCGCGGCAGGGCATCCCCTCACGACGGCGACCGACGCGGGCGCCGACGCGAACACCGACGCAGCGCCGCCGACCACGACGGACGGCGGCGCGGACGCGGGCCCGATCGCGCCGAGCGACGAAGGGACGACGGCGCCGGCGCCGGCGCCGGACAGCGTGGGCGACTCACCCGAGAGCGAGGAGACCGCGCCGGCGGACGCCGACGAGGACCCGACCGACGTCTCCGACGAGGACGACGACGACGACACGAAGAGCTCGAAGCCGAGGAAGAAGAAGAAGTCGACGGGCAGCGCCGATCCGGGCGCGCAGGTCGTGGTGACCGGCTGCGCGACGAGCCCCGGCCCCTTCGCGCCGAGCTCGCTCGCTCCGTTCCTCCTCGCCCTCGCCGCCCTCGCCGCCCTCGCCTCGCGCCGCCGGCGCGCCGGCGGATGGTGA
- a CDS encoding SDR family oxidoreductase — translation MSFDLELKDRRALVTGGTKGVGAAVVTALRDAGARVVAAARSVPGGSGDGVHYVAADITTFEGCALVAREALTQLGGVDVLVNVLGGSSAPPGGFAALDDDEWKKELDLNLMPAVRLDRALLPSMLAQGSGVIVHVTSIQHVMPLPESTTAYAAAKAALSTYSKSLSKEVGPKGVRVVRVSPGWVETEAAVALAERLAAGAGTDYEGGKRIIMKALGGIPLGRPAKPREVADLIAFVASPRAGSVTGTELVIDGGTVPTA, via the coding sequence GTGAGCTTCGACCTCGAGCTGAAGGACCGCCGCGCCCTCGTGACGGGAGGAACCAAGGGGGTGGGGGCGGCGGTCGTGACCGCGCTTCGCGACGCGGGGGCGCGCGTGGTCGCCGCTGCGCGCTCGGTGCCCGGCGGCTCCGGCGACGGCGTCCACTACGTCGCCGCCGACATCACGACCTTCGAGGGCTGCGCGCTCGTGGCGCGCGAGGCGCTCACGCAGCTCGGCGGCGTCGACGTGCTCGTCAACGTCCTCGGTGGCTCGAGCGCGCCGCCGGGCGGCTTCGCTGCGCTCGACGACGACGAGTGGAAGAAGGAGCTGGACCTCAACCTCATGCCCGCGGTGCGGCTCGATCGGGCGCTCTTGCCGTCGATGCTCGCGCAGGGCTCGGGCGTCATCGTGCACGTCACGTCGATCCAGCACGTGATGCCGTTGCCCGAGTCGACGACGGCGTACGCGGCGGCGAAGGCGGCGCTGTCGACCTACAGCAAGTCGCTCTCGAAGGAGGTCGGCCCGAAGGGCGTGCGCGTCGTGCGCGTGTCCCCAGGCTGGGTCGAGACCGAGGCCGCCGTCGCGCTCGCCGAGCGCCTCGCCGCCGGCGCCGGCACGGACTACGAGGGCGGCAAGCGGATCATCATGAAGGCGCTCGGCGGCATCCCGCTCGGTCGCCCCGCCAAGCCGCGCGAGGTCGCCGACCTCATCGCCTTCGTCGCCTCTCCGCGCGCCGGCTCCGTCACGGGGACGGAGCTCGTCATCGACGGCGGAACCGTGCCGACGGCGTGA
- a CDS encoding nuclear transport factor 2 family protein, giving the protein METVLLRDGSMQTPIASYFAHEATDPQAVARCFTEDAVVVDERQEHRGRAAIAAWNAAAVAKFGITTQVLAIEDEDGAHTTVRAKVSGTFPGSPIELLFRFTLQGALIARLEIAP; this is encoded by the coding sequence ATGGAAACCGTACTCCTTAGAGATGGGTCGATGCAAACACCCATCGCGAGCTACTTCGCCCACGAGGCGACCGATCCGCAGGCCGTGGCGCGGTGCTTCACGGAGGACGCCGTCGTCGTCGACGAGCGCCAGGAGCATCGCGGGCGCGCGGCGATCGCGGCATGGAACGCCGCCGCGGTCGCCAAGTTCGGGATCACCACCCAGGTCCTCGCGATCGAGGACGAGGACGGCGCCCACACCACGGTCCGAGCGAAGGTGAGCGGCACCTTTCCGGGCAGCCCGATCGAGCTCCTCTTTCGGTTCACGTTGCAAGGCGCGCTCATCGCTCGGCTGGAAATCGCACCGTGA
- a CDS encoding winged helix-turn-helix transcriptional regulator — translation MLEGRWKLVILFHLFGGKKLRFSDLERAIPAISQKMLIQQLRQLEQDGIVARIVHAQVPPKVEYHLTDWGQSLCPALDELLTWAEKRPTRKRPRRPTAES, via the coding sequence ATGCTCGAGGGGCGCTGGAAGCTGGTGATCCTGTTCCACCTGTTCGGGGGCAAGAAGCTCCGCTTCTCGGACCTCGAGCGCGCCATCCCCGCCATCTCGCAGAAGATGCTCATCCAGCAGCTTCGGCAGCTCGAGCAGGACGGCATCGTCGCCCGCATCGTGCACGCGCAGGTGCCGCCCAAGGTCGAGTACCACCTGACCGACTGGGGTCAGTCCTTGTGCCCAGCGCTCGACGAGCTCCTCACATGGGCCGAGAAGCGCCCCACGCGAAAGCGCCCGCGACGACCGACCGCCGAGTCATGA
- a CDS encoding DNA alkylation repair protein translates to MGEPLKVFFNRDLVRRLAGEIGRVHPGFEERAFVERAAKGLEELELLERGKHIAGALAEHLPGAYPKAIGVLLRSLGPRHASDELAGAGMAPFFYLPHTIFVAEHGLGHFDLSLEAQRELTKRFTAEWSIRPYLAKDPERTFAFLERWARDRDPHVRRLVSEGTRIRLPWAMRVAWLDANPTRILSLLERLKDDPASVVRRSVANNLNDLGKVHPKLVFDTCASWLDGASAERRALVEHALRSAVKRGETRALELLGYGKKPAVAIAEVSFEPRRVRIGGTVAVGFVLRSTSGRRQDLLVDLAVHFVKARGHASAKVFKLKRVTLPPRGEVVLQRRISLAVHTTRKPNPGRHAVDVLVNGVPTRAGTFDVLAQLRSRTHG, encoded by the coding sequence ATGGGCGAGCCGCTCAAGGTGTTCTTCAATCGTGACCTCGTGCGGCGGCTGGCGGGGGAGATCGGGCGTGTTCATCCGGGATTCGAAGAGCGCGCGTTCGTGGAGCGGGCGGCGAAGGGGCTCGAGGAGCTCGAGCTGCTCGAGCGCGGGAAGCACATCGCCGGCGCGCTCGCGGAGCACTTGCCGGGCGCGTATCCGAAGGCGATTGGCGTCCTCCTTCGCTCGCTCGGACCGCGGCACGCGAGCGACGAGCTCGCCGGCGCCGGCATGGCGCCCTTCTTCTACCTGCCGCACACGATCTTCGTCGCCGAGCACGGGCTCGGCCACTTCGACCTCTCGCTCGAGGCGCAGCGCGAGCTCACCAAGCGCTTCACGGCCGAATGGTCCATCCGCCCCTACCTCGCCAAGGATCCCGAGCGCACCTTCGCGTTCCTCGAGCGGTGGGCGCGCGATCGCGACCCTCACGTGCGCCGCCTCGTCTCGGAAGGAACACGCATCCGCCTCCCCTGGGCGATGCGCGTCGCCTGGCTCGACGCGAACCCCACGCGCATCCTCTCGCTCCTCGAGCGGCTGAAGGACGACCCCGCGTCCGTCGTTCGCCGCAGCGTGGCGAACAACCTGAACGACCTCGGGAAGGTTCATCCGAAGCTCGTCTTCGATACGTGCGCCTCGTGGCTCGACGGCGCGTCGGCGGAGCGGCGGGCGCTCGTCGAGCACGCGCTCCGGAGCGCCGTGAAACGCGGCGAGACGCGCGCGCTCGAGCTCCTCGGCTACGGCAAGAAGCCGGCCGTCGCGATCGCGGAGGTGTCCTTCGAGCCTCGTCGCGTCCGGATCGGTGGCACCGTCGCCGTCGGCTTCGTGCTGCGCAGCACGTCGGGGCGGCGGCAGGACCTCCTCGTCGACCTCGCCGTCCACTTCGTGAAGGCGCGCGGCCACGCGTCGGCGAAGGTCTTCAAGCTGAAACGCGTCACGCTCCCTCCGCGCGGCGAGGTCGTGCTGCAGCGGCGCATCTCGCTCGCCGTCCACACGACGCGCAAGCCGAACCCGGGGCGGCACGCCGTCGACGTCCTCGTGAACGGCGTCCCCACCCGCGCCGGCACGTTCGACGTCCTCGCGCAGCTCCGCTCCCGAACACACGGGTAG
- a CDS encoding sel1 repeat family protein, whose product MRLLRPVLATFASFVACSAPGSAPPPASTTPANAPPASATPASDVANADAATNADPCREGGDLDACVKDALARRKGGEGEKNTAINTELLAILEKACAKDHAAACEGVAELFQDWQYHAVRDDPKAGVLAWDKACRLGNKHACYRLGFYYVEWLTHGYAVDANGNVREYRRAEDHRRGVALLRDACAAGIERACEHAKNPLPP is encoded by the coding sequence ATGCGCTTGCTCCGTCCCGTCCTCGCCACGTTCGCATCGTTCGTTGCCTGCTCCGCGCCCGGAAGCGCGCCGCCGCCAGCGAGCACGACGCCGGCGAACGCGCCGCCTGCGAGCGCGACGCCGGCGAGCGACGTGGCGAACGCCGACGCCGCGACGAACGCAGACCCTTGCCGCGAGGGTGGCGACCTCGACGCTTGCGTCAAGGACGCGCTCGCGCGGCGGAAGGGCGGCGAGGGAGAGAAGAACACGGCGATCAACACCGAGCTGCTCGCGATCCTCGAGAAAGCGTGCGCGAAGGATCACGCGGCCGCGTGCGAAGGCGTCGCCGAGCTCTTCCAGGACTGGCAATACCACGCCGTGCGCGACGACCCGAAGGCGGGCGTGCTCGCCTGGGACAAGGCTTGTCGCCTCGGGAACAAGCACGCTTGTTATCGCCTCGGCTTCTACTACGTCGAGTGGCTCACGCATGGCTACGCCGTCGATGCGAACGGCAACGTCCGCGAGTACCGCCGCGCGGAGGACCACCGGCGCGGCGTCGCGCTCCTCCGCGACGCGTGCGCCGCCGGCATCGAGCGGGCGTGCGAGCACGCGAAGAACCCGCTCCCGCCGTAG